The genomic DNA CCCCTTCGTAACAATCTCTTTCACCTCAAATTCAAAGGACGGATCTAATTTCTTCAACTGGTCAATCACCCAGTTTGTTTGTGTAAGTGCAAGCTTACTTCGTCTAGAGCCAACTATTATTTTCCGCATGTAAACCTCCTATGTATGTATCCTCAAGTGTACCAAAAGTGGAAGGATGATAAGTTGCCTATTAAAAAGAAATTGATTAAAACAATTAAGAATGAAGCAATATTCCAAAGAGCCAATGACCTTCCGTACAGCTCCTTGCTAACACGTAAGTATAAATAAATGCTATATGCAATCAGGACACCAAATGAACCAATGACCTTTGCATCTAACCAAAACATCTCAGGAATTTTTAAGTATGCCCATTGAATTCCTAATATCACTGCTAGCATTAGCATAGGCACACCAATGACATTTAAAACATATGACATATGCTCAAGCTTAGATAAATCAGTAATTCTTAACAGTCTAGCTCCCCACTTCTTTTTCTTTAGTAAGTTGTACTGAATCAAATAAAGAAAAGAGAAGACAAAAGAAAGGGAAAAAGCTCCATAAGAAAGAATGGCAAGTGTTATATGAATCAATAAAAGCTCTGAGATGAGTTGCTCGGCCATCACATGAGATTCAAATTGTACAGGTGCAAATGTATGGATAGCTAGAATAATAAACCCCAATACATTTGTAAAAAACACAATGAAATCCACACGTAGTAACCGATTGATTCCTAGTGACAATGTAATTAGCACCCATGCATAAAAGTAGAGCCCTTCAAATATAGTAAGCACCGGGAAACGACCGGTTTTTAACATGTACAAAAATAAAAACATTGTTTGAAGTAACCACACAAATGCAAGTAACCAGAAGGCAACACGATTTGCCTTCCGGTTATGGTGTAAGAAATCAATAAAATATAAGAGCACGCAGAAAGCATACAGGACAACGGTCAGCTCATGCAGCCTCGTCATATAGTAGTCAAACATTCGCTTCTCCTCGTTTATGATTGAAAGGAAGGCTGTTGGTTTGTTAAAACCACTCGATTTGGTTCCGCTTCTCTCAGAACTTGTTGCTCTTTTACAAGTTCATCAATATTAAAAATTTTCACAAACAAATCTAACGCTTGTTCTGAATCTTTTCGAGCGGCTAATTCCTTTGCTTGAAGGATTGGATCTTTTAGCATTTGATTTATAATACTTTTCGTATGTTTATTTAATACTTTAAAATCACGGTCAGACAGATGAGGAAGCTTTCGTTCTAAGCTCTCCATTGTCCCGGACTGAATTGTAAGTGCCTTTTCACGTAGAGCAGAAATAATAGGGACAACTCCAAGTAAATTTAGCCATTGTTTAAAGTCAACAATTTCTTCTTCAATCATCATCATTATTTGTGCAGCTGCACGTTTTCGTTCTTGAAGGTTCGCTTCAACGATTCCCTCCAAATCATCTATATCATATAAGAAGACACTCTCAAGCTCAGCTAATGCTGGGTCCAAATCACGTGGAACCGCAATATCAACCATGAATAAAGGCTTTCCTTTACGCAGCTTTTCTACTTGAGTCATCATATCTTTTGTAATAACAAATTCCTTTGCACCGGTTGAACTTATCAATATATCTGCATCGATTAAAGAACACTGAAGCTCTTCTAGTGTTTTAGCTTCACCTTCGAAACGATCAGCTAAATTCTGAGCCTTTTCATACGTGCGATTAATAACCGTTACCTTACTAGCTCCATTTGCATGTAGATGTTGTATGGCGAGTTCCCCCATCTTACCTGCACCAAGAATTAACACATTCTTTTTATTTAAGGAACCAAAGATTTTCTTCGCTAATTCTACCGCTGCATAACTTACCGAAACCGCATTCGCACCAATATCAGTCTCTGAATGTGCTTTTTTAGCTAAGGTTACTGCTTGTTTAAAAAGCTGGTTAAAAACTGTACCAACGGTTGCATGTTCTTGAGCTAATAAAAAGCTTGTACGAACTTGACCAAGGATTTGTGTCTCACCTAATACCATTGAGTTCAATCCGCAAGTTACACTAAATAAGTGTTCCATTGCACCGTCATGTTCGTATATAAATAAGTATGGTGAAAATTCGCTTTGCTCAATTGAAAACCATTCTGAAAGAAATTCTTTTATATAATATCTGCCTGTGTGTAGTTGATCAACAACCGCATAGATTTCTGTTCGGTTACAAGTAGAGACAATTACATTCTCTAACACACTCTTTTTTTCTTTAAGAGCGTTCATTGCTTCCCCTAACTGCGAAGGGTTAAATGTCAAACGCTCACGAATTTCAACAGGGGCAGTTTTATAATTAAGACCGATCACTAATATATGCATACAGAAATACATCCCCCAGAATATTTGCATGTTTGCTAGTAGTAATTATAACATGTTCCATTTTTATAGAAGAAAATGAATTATGACCATATTTGTATAAAATGTGAACAAAATCTAATCATCTGTGATGCAAATATGCTATTATAATTAATTGGTAAACCTTACTTGCTCGTCATAATATGACAAGCCTCCATATGTACAGTAACAAAAATTAGAATGATTATCAAGTAATCCTTACTGGAAGTGGTGCTAATGAAAAATCAACGAATCTTTCCTGGAATCATCCTTATTGGTTTTGGTGTTTATTTCTTTTTACAACAGGCGAACATCGCTCTTTTTCAACAGTTTTACACATGGCCAACTCTGCTAGTAATCGTTGGCGTTTCCTTTCTCTCTCAAGGGTATGGGGCGAAGGATTATGAAGCTATTCTGCCTGGTGTCATTCTTACCGGATTTGGTCTTCATTTCCATATCATTAACCATTTTCAACTATGGCCAAATCATATTGGAACATTTATCCTAATTATTGCGCTTGGATTCTTATTACGTTACCAGAAGGTGCGTTCAGGACTTTTTCAAGGAATATTATTTCTTGTCCTCGCATTATTGCTTCTATTTTACGATAAAATTACCGCATGGCTAGGTATCCTTGAGAATACAGTTACAATCGCTTGGAAGTCTTGGCCAGTTGTGTTGGTGATCATTGGCTTTTACCTACTTTTTATCAGAAAAAAATAAACGAACAACTAAAAGAACCGTCAGACACTTTTGTGCTGACGGTTTCTTTTACATATAACTCGCAATGGTTGCCCACGCTTTATCTTTTCCTTCTCCTGTTTCAGAAGAAAACTGAATAATCGTATCATGCGGGTGTAATTCGAGCTTTTCTTTTGTTATTTTCAAATGCTGTGCTCTTTTTGTTTTAGAAATTTTATCAGCCTTTGTGGCAATGACAATACATGGAATTTCATAATGCTTTAAGAAATCATACATCATGATATCATCTGCCGTTGGAGGGTGACGTAAATCAACAATTAATAGCACAGCCTTTAGCTGCTCTCTCGTCGTTAAATACGTTTCAAGCATTTTCCCCCATGCTTCCCGTTCCTTTTTAGAAACCTTTGCATAACCATATCCTGGTACATCGACAAAATGAAGGACTTCATTAACGATATAAAAGTTCAGCGTTTGTGTTTTACCAGGCTTGGAAGAAATTCTTGCTAATCCTTTACGATTGAGCATTTTGTTAATAAATGATGATTTGCCTACATTGGAGCGACCAGCTAAGGCAAATTCAGGAATTGGTTCAACCGGGTACTGATCAGGCTTTACCGCACTTATGACAATTTCTGAGCTTGTTACTTTCATCTATTGGCACCGCCAGTCAAAGCATGCTCTAACACTTGGTCCAGATGTGAAACGAGAACAAACTGTAGGTCTTCACGAACACTCTCAGGAATATCATCGATATCCCTTTCATTATCCTTTGGACAAATGATTTTAGTTAATCCCGCTCGATGGGCACTTAGAGATTTCTCCTTTAGGCCACCGATTGGTAATACTCTACCACGTAACGTGATTTCACCAGTCATACCCACTTCTTTACGAATGGCACGCCCTGTCAGAGCTGAGACCAATGCCGTTGCCATGGTAATTCCTGCTGATGGCCCATCCTTCGGAACCGCCCCTTCTGGGACATGAATATGGATATCATTTTTTTCATGAAAATCAGGGTCAATTCCAAGCTCATTTGCTTTTGAACGAATATAACTAAATGCTGCTTGAGCGGATTCCTTCATAACATCGCCAAGCTTCCCTGTTAGGATGAGCTTTCCTTTTCCCGGAGACAAGGACACTTCAATTTGAAGGGTATCTCCACCAACCGTTGTATAAGCAAGACCAGTAGCTACGCCCACTTGATCCTCAAGTTCTGCTTGACCATAGCGGAAAGTTGGCTTTCCTAAAAATTCGTCCACATTTTTTTCAGAAACGATGACTTTTTTCTTTTCACCTGAAACAATAATCTTAGCTGTTTTTCGGCAAATAGTCGCTAACTGACGTTCTAGACTTCTTACACCCGCTTCTCTAGTGTAATAACGGACGACTTTTTGAATTCCAT from Robertmurraya sp. FSL R5-0851 includes the following:
- a CDS encoding cytochrome C assembly family protein; the protein is MFDYYMTRLHELTVVLYAFCVLLYFIDFLHHNRKANRVAFWLLAFVWLLQTMFLFLYMLKTGRFPVLTIFEGLYFYAWVLITLSLGINRLLRVDFIVFFTNVLGFIILAIHTFAPVQFESHVMAEQLISELLLIHITLAILSYGAFSLSFVFSFLYLIQYNLLKKKKWGARLLRITDLSKLEHMSYVLNVIGVPMLMLAVILGIQWAYLKIPEMFWLDAKVIGSFGVLIAYSIYLYLRVSKELYGRSLALWNIASFLIVLINFFLIGNLSSFHFWYT
- a CDS encoding LiaI-LiaF-like domain-containing protein, with the translated sequence MKNQRIFPGIILIGFGVYFFLQQANIALFQQFYTWPTLLVIVGVSFLSQGYGAKDYEAILPGVILTGFGLHFHIINHFQLWPNHIGTFILIIALGFLLRYQKVRSGLFQGILFLVLALLLLFYDKITAWLGILENTVTIAWKSWPVVLVIIGFYLLFIRKK
- the hemA gene encoding glutamyl-tRNA reductase codes for the protein MHILVIGLNYKTAPVEIRERLTFNPSQLGEAMNALKEKKSVLENVIVSTCNRTEIYAVVDQLHTGRYYIKEFLSEWFSIEQSEFSPYLFIYEHDGAMEHLFSVTCGLNSMVLGETQILGQVRTSFLLAQEHATVGTVFNQLFKQAVTLAKKAHSETDIGANAVSVSYAAVELAKKIFGSLNKKNVLILGAGKMGELAIQHLHANGASKVTVINRTYEKAQNLADRFEGEAKTLEELQCSLIDADILISSTGAKEFVITKDMMTQVEKLRKGKPLFMVDIAVPRDLDPALAELESVFLYDIDDLEGIVEANLQERKRAAAQIMMMIEEEIVDFKQWLNLLGVVPIISALREKALTIQSGTMESLERKLPHLSDRDFKVLNKHTKSIINQMLKDPILQAKELAARKDSEQALDLFVKIFNIDELVKEQQVLREAEPNRVVLTNQQPSFQS
- the yihA gene encoding ribosome biogenesis GTP-binding protein YihA/YsxC, with amino-acid sequence MKVTSSEIVISAVKPDQYPVEPIPEFALAGRSNVGKSSFINKMLNRKGLARISSKPGKTQTLNFYIVNEVLHFVDVPGYGYAKVSKKEREAWGKMLETYLTTREQLKAVLLIVDLRHPPTADDIMMYDFLKHYEIPCIVIATKADKISKTKRAQHLKITKEKLELHPHDTIIQFSSETGEGKDKAWATIASYM